In the genome of bacterium, one region contains:
- the hisIE gene encoding bifunctional phosphoribosyl-AMP cyclohydrolase/phosphoribosyl-ATP diphosphatase HisIE, giving the protein MSKLDLTQLKFDSDGLIPAIVQDADNGEVLMMAWMNAEAIEKTVQTGFTHFFSRSRQKMWQKGESSGHVQAVVEVLFDCDADCLLVKADQNVAACHTGHRSCFYRNLQGGTVSESVFDAGQVYGDKDNREAFDRLYGVIADRKKNPAEDSYTSQLFTGGMEAIGAKVLEEAGELVEAAKDKGPRDVVHEAADLIYHAWVLLAQAGVSPEQVREELAGRAGKSGLEEKAGRK; this is encoded by the coding sequence ATGAGCAAATTAGATCTTACCCAATTAAAATTCGATTCCGACGGCCTCATCCCCGCCATCGTCCAGGATGCCGACAACGGTGAGGTCCTCATGATGGCCTGGATGAACGCAGAGGCCATAGAAAAAACGGTCCAGACGGGCTTCACCCACTTCTTCTCCCGCTCCAGACAGAAGATGTGGCAGAAGGGGGAGTCATCAGGGCACGTCCAGGCAGTGGTAGAGGTCCTTTTCGACTGCGATGCCGACTGCCTCCTTGTGAAGGCCGATCAGAATGTGGCCGCCTGCCACACCGGACACCGATCCTGTTTCTACCGTAACCTCCAGGGAGGAACGGTGTCGGAATCTGTTTTTGACGCCGGCCAGGTTTACGGCGACAAAGACAACCGTGAGGCTTTCGACAGGCTTTACGGAGTAATAGCGGACCGGAAAAAGAACCCGGCAGAGGACTCCTACACCAGCCAGCTGTTTACAGGAGGGATGGAGGCCATTGGTGCCAAGGTCCTGGAGGAAGCTGGTGAACTGGTAGAGGCGGCAAAGGATAAGGGGCCGAGGGATGTCGTCCATGAGGCTGCAGACCTTATCTACCACGCCTGGGTGCTGCTGGCTCAGGCAGGTGTCTCACCCGAGCAGGTCCGCGAGGAACTTGCGGGAAGGGCGGGGAAGTCTGGCCTGGAGGAAAAGGCGGGCCGGAAATAG
- the hisF gene encoding imidazole glycerol phosphate synthase subunit HisF codes for MSPGKDELARRIIPCLDVTEGRVVKGVQFVNLIDAGDPVEVAAAYNEQGADEVTFLDITASSDKREIILDVVRRTAETVFIPLTVGGGVRNLENIRDLLKAGADKVSINTAAVDRPEFVSEASKRFGSQCIVVAIDAKRTSGPDGSLAWEVYIHGGRTPTGIDVVQWAARMEGYGAGEFMLTSMDKDGTKDGYDIELTRTISDTVNVPVIASGGVGTLHHMYKGFVDGGASAVLAASIFHFKEYTVGEAKEYLQSRGVPMRL; via the coding sequence GTGAGCCCAGGTAAGGATGAGCTTGCACGAAGGATCATCCCCTGTCTTGATGTGACCGAAGGACGGGTGGTGAAGGGCGTGCAGTTCGTCAACCTCATTGATGCCGGTGATCCTGTTGAGGTCGCCGCTGCCTATAATGAACAGGGGGCCGACGAGGTCACCTTCCTGGACATCACAGCCTCCTCCGACAAGAGAGAGATCATCCTCGACGTGGTGCGGCGAACCGCCGAAACGGTCTTTATCCCGCTAACGGTGGGAGGGGGGGTCCGGAACCTTGAAAACATAAGAGATCTCCTGAAGGCCGGGGCCGACAAGGTGAGCATCAACACAGCTGCGGTGGACAGGCCCGAGTTTGTGTCGGAGGCGAGCAAGCGATTCGGTTCCCAGTGCATCGTTGTGGCCATCGACGCCAAGCGCACTTCGGGCCCCGACGGTTCTCTTGCATGGGAAGTCTATATCCACGGCGGCAGAACGCCGACGGGGATCGATGTTGTCCAGTGGGCAGCCCGGATGGAGGGATACGGGGCGGGGGAGTTCATGCTGACGAGCATGGACAAGGACGGCACCAAGGACGGGTACGACATCGAGCTGACACGGACCATCTCCGACACGGTCAATGTCCCCGTCATTGCCTCCGGAGGTGTTGGGACCCTCCACCACATGTACAAAGGTTTTGTGGATGGGGGCGCCAGCGCGGTCCTGGCCGCCTCAATTTTTCACTTCAAAGAGTATACGGTTGGTGAGGCGAAGGAATATCTTCAAAGCCGTGGTGTACCGATGAGGCTCTAG
- the hisA gene encoding 1-(5-phosphoribosyl)-5-[(5-phosphoribosylamino)methylideneamino]imidazole-4-carboxamide isomerase: MLVLPAIDLKGGKCVRLYQGEMGTAKIYSDSPEDTARKWESLGAKMLHVVDLDGAMAGEPRNLGAISRILQAIEIPIELGGGIRSEKIVEDYLQLGVSKVILGTAAYQSRDMLRRVCARFPGRIAVGIDARGGFVAVQGWQEVTELRAMDLARELEDAGASHIIYTDIARDGAMSGPNLGATAQLAEAVAIPVVLSGGMHSHEDIKAAAKLEDKGVKGVILGKSLYEGTIDLARAVKEIQKESDAL; this comes from the coding sequence ATGCTGGTATTGCCGGCCATCGATCTGAAGGGTGGCAAGTGTGTTCGCCTTTACCAGGGAGAAATGGGAACGGCCAAAATATATTCGGACTCACCTGAGGACACCGCCAGAAAATGGGAATCCCTCGGAGCGAAGATGCTCCACGTTGTGGATCTTGACGGTGCCATGGCGGGGGAGCCCAGAAACCTTGGAGCGATCTCCAGGATACTGCAGGCCATAGAGATACCCATCGAACTGGGAGGAGGCATACGCAGCGAAAAGATCGTGGAGGACTACCTTCAGCTTGGCGTTTCAAAGGTGATCCTGGGCACCGCCGCATACCAGAGCCGTGATATGTTGCGCCGTGTTTGCGCCCGATTTCCGGGCCGCATCGCTGTTGGCATAGACGCCAGGGGCGGCTTCGTCGCTGTCCAGGGGTGGCAGGAGGTGACAGAACTGCGGGCTATGGACCTTGCAAGGGAACTGGAGGATGCAGGCGCAAGCCATATCATCTATACCGATATCGCCCGGGACGGTGCCATGTCGGGACCCAACCTCGGTGCTACCGCCCAGCTGGCGGAAGCCGTAGCCATTCCGGTGGTTCTATCCGGGGGGATGCACAGCCATGAAGATATAAAAGCGGCCGCGAAGCTGGAGGATAAAGGTGTTAAAGGGGTCATACTGGGCAAATCCCTCTATGAGGGAACCATCGACCTGGCCAGGGCGGTGAAAGAGATACAGAAGGAGAGCGACGCCCTGTGA
- the hisH gene encoding imidazole glycerol phosphate synthase subunit HisH, which produces MNLSVHAKSPPVVVVDYGMGNLRSAQKGLEKVGVNAVITSDPAAVQSADAVVLPGVGAFQDCMANLTEAGLVAPVMGAIEQGKPFLGICLGMQLLMTISEEFGVYRGLDVIPGRVVRFDPDSGLKVPHMGWNRVHYSGDNRLFEGIEDGSFFYFVHSYYVAPEDGSVVCGWTDYGERFCSAIARDNIFATQFHPEKSHNHGLKVLQNFGRIVSEAS; this is translated from the coding sequence GTGAACCTTTCTGTCCATGCCAAAAGCCCTCCCGTAGTCGTTGTTGATTATGGAATGGGCAACCTTCGAAGCGCTCAGAAGGGGCTGGAAAAAGTCGGGGTCAATGCTGTTATCACCAGCGATCCGGCTGCGGTCCAGTCTGCTGACGCCGTGGTTCTTCCCGGTGTCGGAGCTTTTCAGGACTGCATGGCCAACCTTACCGAAGCCGGCCTCGTGGCTCCTGTAATGGGTGCCATCGAGCAGGGGAAGCCTTTCCTGGGGATCTGTCTGGGTATGCAGCTTCTCATGACGATCAGTGAGGAGTTTGGAGTTTATCGCGGCCTGGATGTCATCCCTGGCCGGGTTGTACGCTTTGATCCTGACTCTGGACTCAAGGTCCCCCATATGGGTTGGAACAGGGTGCATTACTCCGGAGATAACAGGCTGTTTGAGGGAATTGAGGATGGTTCATTTTTCTATTTCGTCCACTCTTATTATGTAGCCCCTGAGGATGGATCTGTCGTTTGCGGATGGACCGATTATGGTGAGAGGTTCTGCTCTGCCATTGCACGGGACAACATCTTCGCGACCCAGTTTCACCCGGAAAAAAGCCACAATCATGGCCTGAAGGTCCTTCAAAATTTTGGAAGGATCGTGAGCGAAGCTAGTTAA
- the hisB gene encoding imidazoleglycerol-phosphate dehydratase HisB yields MRKGEVVRETSETRISMNLVLDGQGTSDVSTGVGFLDHMLELFARHGLFDLEVQCKGDLDVDGHHTVEDVGICLGLAVKEALGSAMGIRRYGWVVLPMDEALATVALDLGGRPYLAVSLPTLDGDIGGFAMELLPEFFQAFCNNAGANLHIRVDAGRNRHHMAEAIFKAFSKVLDQAVTVDPRVHGVPSTKGRLGE; encoded by the coding sequence ATGCGTAAGGGGGAAGTGGTCCGAGAGACCTCGGAGACCCGGATCTCAATGAACCTGGTGTTGGACGGCCAGGGCACATCTGACGTTTCAACAGGCGTGGGGTTTCTCGACCACATGCTTGAGCTGTTTGCCAGGCACGGACTCTTCGACCTTGAAGTGCAATGCAAGGGAGATCTCGATGTAGATGGCCACCATACAGTGGAGGATGTGGGGATCTGCCTCGGACTTGCGGTCAAGGAGGCCCTCGGTTCGGCTATGGGCATCAGAAGGTATGGCTGGGTCGTTCTGCCCATGGATGAAGCCCTTGCAACCGTTGCCCTCGACCTTGGAGGCCGGCCCTACCTGGCGGTATCCCTCCCCACCCTGGACGGAGATATAGGGGGGTTCGCCATGGAGCTCCTGCCGGAGTTCTTCCAGGCTTTCTGCAACAACGCGGGAGCGAACCTTCACATCCGTGTGGATGCCGGGAGGAACCGACATCATATGGCAGAGGCAATTTTCAAGGCCTTCTCCAAGGTACTTGACCAGGCAGTGACCGTTGATCCCAGGGTCCATGGCGTACCTTCCACCAAAGGCAGGCTCGGCGAGTGA
- the hisC gene encoding histidinol-phosphate transaminase: MSELDLPRLLPEGLVRLTAYAPPEGSYPVRLDANECPHPPDPVILEEIRAALEDMPLHRYPDPASRDLRSAFATEFGCLLENVMAGNGSDELIGLLLWTLRGSQDQAPPVIVVPTPTFAMYSVAAQAAGYEVHEVPLGPGLAPDMEAMLRAIREKNPNIVFLSNPNNPTGTFYSREQVHSLLDVATGLVVVDEAYGDFSGEDSWITEIASFSNLAVLRTLSKVGAAAIRCGFLVAGRDLLDEVNKVRFPFNLSRYTQIAGEAVLRNYQRVLSRVADIVVERERLAVELESAGFAVFPSRGNFFLVQCGGREEALWRFLQDSGIVVKFLSRLPVAGDALRITVGMPEENDLLINRLKYFFAEGGTDA; encoded by the coding sequence GTGAGTGAACTGGATCTTCCCAGGCTTTTGCCGGAGGGCCTTGTCAGGCTTACCGCCTATGCCCCTCCTGAGGGGAGCTACCCGGTACGGCTGGATGCCAATGAATGTCCCCATCCCCCCGATCCCGTTATCCTGGAGGAGATCAGAGCGGCTCTTGAGGATATGCCCCTTCACCGCTACCCTGATCCGGCCTCCAGGGATCTGAGAAGCGCCTTTGCCACCGAGTTCGGCTGTCTGTTGGAAAATGTCATGGCGGGCAACGGATCCGATGAGCTTATCGGACTTCTTCTCTGGACCCTGCGGGGGAGCCAGGACCAGGCCCCGCCCGTTATCGTTGTACCAACGCCCACTTTCGCCATGTACTCTGTCGCGGCCCAGGCAGCAGGCTACGAGGTGCACGAGGTGCCTCTGGGACCTGGCCTTGCACCGGACATGGAGGCGATGCTTCGGGCCATCAGGGAGAAAAACCCCAATATCGTTTTCCTCAGCAACCCGAACAACCCTACAGGAACCTTTTATTCAAGGGAGCAGGTTCACTCACTCCTGGATGTCGCCACGGGACTTGTGGTTGTAGACGAGGCCTACGGTGATTTTTCAGGGGAGGATTCGTGGATCACAGAGATCGCCTCTTTCAGCAACCTGGCTGTTTTAAGGACCCTGTCCAAGGTGGGCGCTGCTGCCATCAGGTGCGGTTTTCTGGTTGCGGGGAGGGACCTTCTCGATGAGGTCAACAAGGTCCGTTTTCCGTTTAACCTCAGCCGGTACACTCAGATCGCGGGTGAGGCCGTCCTCAGGAACTACCAGCGGGTACTTTCCCGGGTGGCCGACATAGTCGTTGAGCGTGAACGACTGGCAGTGGAACTTGAAAGTGCGGGCTTTGCGGTGTTTCCCTCCAGGGGAAACTTTTTCCTTGTGCAGTGCGGTGGCAGGGAAGAGGCGTTATGGCGATTTTTGCAAGACAGCGGCATTGTGGTAAAATTTCTTTCCCGTTTGCCTGTCGCGGGAGATGCGCTTCGCATAACAGTGGGCATGCCCGAGGAAAACGATCTCCTCATAAACAGGTTAAAATATTTTTTTGCGGAGGGAGGCACGGATGCGTAA
- the hisD gene encoding histidinol dehydrogenase, whose translation MKIVRHTDADFESTIATLETRGETVPQGVMEAVFEIVGQVRRRGDEAVAEYTLKFDNLDLKQSGMELGLDELERALEEIPAQDRKILEVAADSIREFHERQLEDTWTYEPSPGITLGQKVTPLFRVGIYVPGGTAAYPSSVLMNAIPAKVAGVREVIMVVPTPGGEVNKTVLAAAAICGVDRVFTIGGAQAVAALAYGTSTVPRVDKIVGPGNIYVAMAKKVVFGDVDIDMIAGPSEILVLADSTADPVLAAADLLSQAEHDPLAYPIFVTDDEDMLNRTVEEIRRQLELLPRQDIARQSLDSRGYLLLAGNMEQAISVVNRVAIEHLELMVTDPEKTLDSIENAGAIFLGMYTAEALGDYMAGPNHVLPTGGTARFFSPLGVYDFIKRSSIIWYDREAFLEKAGMVAQFARLEGLEAHARAVDLRVGKQ comes from the coding sequence ATGAAGATCGTGCGACACACAGATGCTGATTTCGAATCCACAATCGCCACCCTCGAGACCCGCGGGGAGACGGTACCCCAAGGTGTCATGGAGGCGGTATTTGAGATCGTTGGACAGGTTCGCCGCAGGGGTGATGAAGCTGTGGCTGAGTACACCCTCAAGTTTGACAATCTCGACCTTAAACAATCCGGTATGGAACTGGGCCTCGATGAACTTGAACGGGCCCTGGAAGAGATTCCCGCCCAGGATCGCAAGATCCTTGAGGTGGCGGCGGATTCCATCAGGGAGTTCCACGAAAGACAGCTCGAAGACACCTGGACCTATGAACCCTCACCCGGGATCACGCTGGGACAGAAGGTCACACCCCTCTTTAGGGTGGGCATCTATGTTCCCGGGGGAACCGCGGCATACCCCAGTTCTGTCCTGATGAACGCCATACCTGCAAAGGTTGCCGGGGTCCGGGAAGTAATCATGGTGGTGCCGACCCCTGGTGGCGAAGTTAATAAAACTGTTCTCGCAGCAGCTGCGATATGCGGTGTCGACAGGGTTTTTACTATCGGTGGCGCCCAGGCTGTCGCTGCTCTTGCGTACGGGACCAGCACGGTACCCCGGGTGGACAAGATCGTGGGTCCCGGCAACATCTACGTTGCCATGGCCAAGAAGGTCGTGTTCGGCGATGTAGATATCGACATGATCGCCGGTCCCAGTGAGATCCTGGTCCTGGCAGATTCCACCGCGGATCCTGTTCTTGCCGCAGCCGACCTCCTGTCCCAGGCGGAACATGATCCCCTCGCCTATCCTATCTTCGTGACCGATGACGAGGACATGCTCAACCGTACGGTTGAGGAAATCCGCAGACAGCTCGAGCTTTTGCCGCGCCAGGATATTGCGCGTCAATCCCTCGATTCGAGAGGATACCTGCTTCTGGCCGGCAATATGGAGCAGGCAATTTCTGTGGTCAACCGGGTCGCTATAGAGCACCTGGAGTTGATGGTTACGGATCCTGAAAAGACCCTGGATTCCATAGAAAACGCCGGCGCTATTTTCCTCGGAATGTACACAGCTGAGGCCCTGGGAGACTATATGGCGGGCCCCAACCACGTGCTGCCCACAGGAGGTACCGCACGGTTCTTCTCTCCCCTTGGTGTTTACGATTTTATCAAGCGCAGCAGCATCATCTGGTACGATCGGGAAGCGTTCCTTGAAAAAGCGGGAATGGTCGCGCAGTTCGCCCGACTTGAAGGCCTGGAAGCCCATGCCCGAGCTGTGGATCTGAGGGTCGGGAAACAGTGA
- the hisG gene encoding ATP phosphoribosyltransferase, which yields MRSWPPLAAASGGPVDKNAITIALPKGRLMPDCVRILSEVGLRAEEDLSTTRRLLVPSEEGSARFLIIRDKDLPTYVDSGAADMGIVGKDVLMESKVNILEPLDLGFGYCRIVVAQPAAALDPDATPGWGHTRVATKYPYIAQRHFASLGEQIEIIPLYGSIELAPLVGLADRIVDLVSTGETLRQNNLVEVQDVMEVTARLVVNRASMKIKADRLVPIIEAIRGTLKHT from the coding sequence ATGAGAAGCTGGCCTCCCTTGGCGGCCGCATCTGGAGGACCGGTGGATAAGAACGCTATCACGATAGCTCTACCCAAAGGCCGGCTGATGCCGGATTGTGTTAGAATTCTGTCCGAGGTGGGATTAAGAGCTGAGGAAGACCTGTCCACAACGCGCAGGCTTCTTGTCCCTTCCGAGGAGGGCTCTGCCAGGTTCCTGATCATACGGGACAAGGATCTTCCTACCTATGTCGATTCCGGAGCGGCCGATATGGGGATCGTCGGCAAGGATGTTCTGATGGAATCCAAAGTGAACATTTTAGAACCTCTCGACCTGGGGTTCGGATACTGCCGCATCGTTGTGGCCCAGCCGGCAGCTGCACTTGATCCGGACGCCACGCCGGGATGGGGACACACCCGGGTAGCCACGAAATACCCCTATATCGCCCAGCGGCATTTTGCTTCTCTGGGAGAGCAGATCGAGATAATACCTCTTTACGGTTCTATCGAGCTTGCCCCCCTTGTAGGCCTGGCTGACCGCATCGTCGATCTGGTTTCCACAGGGGAGACCCTGCGGCAGAATAACCTCGTTGAAGTTCAGGATGTGATGGAGGTAACAGCGCGCCTGGTAGTTAACCGCGCCAGCATGAAAATAAAGGCGGATCGGTTAGTCCCGATCATAGAGGCGATCAGGGGTACGCTGAAACACACGTAA
- the murA gene encoding UDP-N-acetylglucosamine 1-carboxyvinyltransferase codes for MPERVIIEGGVPLRGEVIASGAKNAALPLMAASLLLSGELILENVPGLRDVTTMRRLLEHLGVRCQGGNGTLSLDASSADMWDAPYDLVKTMRASVLVLGPLVARFGRARVSQPGGCAIGARPINRHIEALEAMGANVWLEHGYVVAQADRLKGAEILFEASTVTGTENIMMAAVLADGETTMINAAMEPEIVDLADALNSMGAVIEGAGTREIRVTGVTSLKPATYSVMPDRIEVGTYIAAAGITGGDVTILKCVPAHLKAVIERMEKAGIVIDKGKDWIRAAGEGRTNAVDIITDPYPGFPTDMQAQFMALMTLSDGISTVMETIFEHRFMHVPELCRMGADVTLSERRAVIRGVKGLSGAPVMATDLRASASLVLAGLGASEGVTEISRIYHLERGYEKLDEKLASLGGRIWRTGG; via the coding sequence ATGCCTGAGCGCGTTATCATTGAGGGTGGAGTTCCTCTCAGGGGTGAGGTTATCGCAAGCGGTGCGAAAAACGCTGCTCTGCCGTTGATGGCCGCATCACTTCTCCTGTCTGGTGAGCTGATCCTTGAGAACGTTCCAGGGCTGAGAGATGTGACGACCATGCGGCGCCTTTTAGAACACCTGGGGGTTCGCTGCCAGGGGGGGAACGGCACCCTTTCCCTTGACGCATCCTCGGCGGATATGTGGGATGCTCCTTACGATCTGGTAAAGACGATGAGGGCATCTGTCCTCGTCCTGGGCCCCCTTGTGGCCCGCTTCGGCCGAGCCAGGGTTTCCCAGCCGGGAGGATGCGCCATCGGCGCCAGGCCTATCAATCGCCATATAGAAGCTCTCGAGGCCATGGGTGCTAACGTCTGGCTTGAGCACGGCTATGTGGTGGCTCAGGCCGATCGCTTGAAGGGTGCCGAGATCCTGTTCGAAGCCTCCACTGTAACCGGGACTGAAAACATAATGATGGCAGCTGTTCTGGCAGATGGGGAAACGACCATGATCAACGCTGCCATGGAGCCTGAGATAGTCGACCTTGCCGATGCCCTAAACTCCATGGGAGCTGTGATCGAGGGGGCGGGCACCAGGGAGATCCGGGTAACAGGTGTCACCTCCCTTAAACCTGCGACCTACAGCGTGATGCCTGATCGCATTGAGGTCGGAACCTACATTGCTGCTGCAGGCATAACTGGCGGAGATGTCACCATTTTGAAGTGCGTTCCTGCCCACCTTAAGGCAGTGATCGAAAGGATGGAAAAGGCGGGCATTGTTATTGACAAGGGGAAGGACTGGATCCGCGCCGCCGGTGAAGGGCGAACCAATGCCGTGGATATTATCACGGACCCATATCCCGGGTTCCCAACCGACATGCAGGCTCAGTTCATGGCTCTCATGACACTCTCCGATGGGATCTCAACGGTTATGGAGACCATTTTTGAGCACAGGTTCATGCACGTTCCGGAGCTGTGCCGCATGGGCGCGGATGTCACCCTGTCCGAGCGCAGGGCCGTGATACGGGGTGTGAAAGGATTGTCGGGCGCGCCGGTCATGGCTACGGATCTGCGCGCCAGCGCCTCGCTTGTTCTGGCAGGCCTTGGGGCTTCAGAGGGCGTGACCGAGATCTCGCGGATCTACCATCTGGAAAGGGGCTATGAGAAACTCGATGAGAAGCTGGCCTCCCTTGGCGGCCGCATCTGGAGGACCGGTGGATAA
- the prmC gene encoding peptide chain release factor N(5)-glutamine methyltransferase, with product MGPAPDVQRGAAFRDGVAILKAAGIESPALDAAVLLGYVTGEPPATVLLDRGSTLKPSETQLYSALVQKRCSRVAVSRLVGAREFYSRSFHITSAVLDPRPETEVLVEQAISCLENLEGSPAVLDIGTGSGAMAITVAAEIPRSRVTATDISMAALAVARRNAGCHLVLERVNFIQADLLDGIRGEGNFQVILSNPPYIPHAQFDSLQEEVRQGDPIVSLVAGPDGTEYYPPLAHRSWELLCPGGSLMVEVGARQAEIVAGIFHHAGYGDVEIINDLAGTGRVVKGKKINA from the coding sequence ATGGGCCCTGCGCCCGATGTCCAGAGGGGCGCGGCCTTCAGGGACGGGGTGGCGATCCTGAAGGCCGCTGGCATCGAGAGCCCTGCTCTTGACGCCGCTGTCCTCCTCGGATATGTCACCGGGGAACCGCCAGCCACGGTACTGCTGGACAGAGGGTCCACTCTGAAGCCCTCCGAAACCCAGCTGTACAGCGCCCTGGTCCAGAAGCGGTGCAGCCGGGTAGCTGTCAGTCGGCTTGTAGGAGCCAGGGAGTTCTATTCCAGGAGTTTTCATATCACCAGCGCAGTGCTGGATCCAAGGCCTGAAACCGAGGTCCTGGTAGAACAGGCGATCAGCTGTCTGGAGAATCTGGAGGGGAGCCCCGCCGTGCTGGACATCGGAACCGGTTCCGGGGCTATGGCCATTACTGTGGCCGCCGAGATTCCTCGATCCAGAGTCACAGCTACAGATATCAGTATGGCTGCGCTGGCTGTTGCCAGGCGAAACGCAGGGTGTCATTTGGTTCTGGAAAGGGTGAACTTCATTCAGGCCGACCTCCTTGATGGAATCAGGGGGGAGGGAAATTTCCAGGTCATTCTCTCCAACCCGCCTTACATACCCCATGCCCAGTTCGATAGCCTTCAGGAAGAGGTGCGCCAGGGCGATCCGATCGTGTCGCTGGTAGCTGGCCCTGACGGCACAGAGTACTATCCTCCCCTTGCCCACCGCTCCTGGGAGCTTCTCTGCCCTGGTGGGAGCCTGATGGTGGAAGTAGGCGCCCGACAGGCCGAAATTGTGGCCGGGATCTTCCATCACGCGGGGTATGGGGATGTGGAGATTATAAATGATCTTGCCGGAACAGGCAGGGTGGTGAAGGGGAAAAAGATAAATGCCTGA
- the prfA gene encoding peptide chain release factor 1, with protein MSWWMSRLSQVEGRYEELGRLLSDPEVVSKQDKVRQFAKEHSDLTPIVKAYRKHRDLESQLAEVEAMLREEKDDEVLSMILEEKDTLQSRMASLEEELQALLLPQDPMDNKNTILEVRAGTGGDEASLFVGDLVRMYSRYAERKGWKWEFLSTSPTELGGYKEATLLIKGEKVYRYLKFDGGIHRVQRVPETESSGRIHTSAVSVVVMPEADEVEVQVKAEDLRIDTFRATGSGGQHVNTTDSAIRVTHIPTGLVVSCQDEKSQYKNKAKALKVLYARLLQKKEEESQTKLDGMRRSMVGSGDRSERIRTYNFPQGRVSDHRINLTLYKLEAVMDGDLDEITEALMASDQAEQLKSMEVA; from the coding sequence ATGAGTTGGTGGATGAGCCGGCTCAGCCAGGTGGAGGGAAGGTACGAAGAGCTGGGAAGACTGCTGAGCGATCCCGAAGTCGTCAGCAAGCAGGACAAGGTGCGGCAATTCGCCAAAGAGCACTCGGATCTGACCCCCATCGTAAAGGCATATCGGAAACACAGAGACCTGGAATCCCAACTCGCTGAAGTGGAGGCCATGCTCCGGGAGGAAAAGGACGACGAGGTTCTGAGCATGATCCTGGAGGAAAAGGACACCCTTCAATCCAGGATGGCAAGCCTGGAAGAAGAGCTGCAAGCTTTGTTGCTGCCCCAGGACCCCATGGACAACAAGAATACAATCCTTGAAGTGCGCGCTGGCACAGGGGGCGATGAAGCCTCTCTCTTCGTGGGCGACCTGGTACGGATGTATTCGCGTTACGCAGAGCGCAAAGGGTGGAAATGGGAGTTTTTAAGCACCAGTCCGACGGAGCTGGGCGGCTACAAGGAAGCGACCCTGCTCATCAAAGGTGAAAAGGTGTACCGTTACCTCAAGTTCGACGGGGGGATACACCGGGTCCAGCGGGTTCCCGAAACAGAGTCTTCGGGCCGCATTCACACCTCCGCGGTGAGCGTCGTGGTCATGCCCGAGGCGGACGAGGTGGAGGTGCAGGTAAAGGCCGAGGATCTGCGCATAGACACCTTCAGGGCTACCGGAAGCGGCGGTCAGCACGTGAACACCACAGATTCTGCGATCCGCGTAACCCACATCCCCACGGGTCTTGTCGTCTCGTGCCAGGATGAGAAGTCACAGTACAAGAACAAGGCCAAAGCGCTGAAAGTCCTCTATGCCAGGCTTTTGCAGAAGAAGGAGGAGGAAAGCCAAACCAAGCTGGACGGTATGCGCCGCAGCATGGTTGGTTCCGGGGACAGGAGTGAGCGCATCCGGACCTATAATTTCCCGCAAGGTCGGGTTTCAGACCACCGGATCAATCTCACCTTATACAAACTTGAAGCGGTAATGGATGGTGACCTGGATGAGATCACCGAGGCCCTCATGGCCTCGGACCAGGCCGAGCAGCTCAAATCCATGGAGGTGGCTTGA